GTTTGTCTGGGACCCAGGATTGAAATAAAGCTTTCCTTTTATTGCTGTTATggttaaaatacataaaacttgaAAGGgagtaatgaaaaatatttttaatcatggTCTTGCTGAGTTGTACAAAACTAAAGGGCATCCTTTAGGCAGGCTGTAAtctcctatctttttttttttaatgataaattccttttttttttttaaatgtcacctgTTACTTAAGGGCAATTTCTGTCTCCTGGAATTAAAATGAAGTTGTTTATAGTTGAAAACGTTAAGGTTCTCCCTCTCCACCTGTCTGATTTCAGCAGCTGAGGGGATTAATACAGCTGCTAGAAAAGAAGGAGGGGGGGTCCCTGAGCTGGGGGGTGAGCTATATGAAATCCTTGAACTACAAGGCACTTAAGGGAAAACATAAAAGACTGCTAGCACTAAAGATCCTGTAATTTCAGTGCTGAATAAAACCACAGAGTCTCGTTGATGAGACtcttaattttacaaatatgaaGGCTGAAATTCAGATGAATTTAGTTAGAATAGTCTGGTTTCAAGTGTCAAAAGTAATGCCATTGTTTCTGAAGCAATTCTTAAATAGTGCTATTAAACTTACTCCTGAATTTGAGCTTACACAGTAGGTTTAATAATATTAAGAGAGTACCGGtgataatgttcattttttttttgaaatatattcacATAATTAGAATACATGAGAAAACTAGCTCTGGGAATTGGTTATGGTGTCTAAACCAAGTAATTTGGCTCTTATCCCATCTTGAGGTCCAGCCAGCGAGAAACATTTTAGATTTCAGATTCCGGTGATTGAGAGCATTTGCACTGTAATCAAGGCATTGACCTACCAACTCTTCAGGGAAAACTGGTTGAGCTACCTGCTTTTCTTTGGTACCATACACTTAAGAAAATTGTGATTTTGAATGCTacaagctttttgttttgttttaaatactccCTTCTTCAAGGTGTTGAGCTTTTGTTGCTGTACTGTGTATTTCCAGAATAGTAAGCATGGATTTTCCAATCATTCAGAGAGTCTTGACTAGCTTTAGTGCCAGATATTGGTCTATTTTGGCAGGATGACATACTTACCCAGATGGAGGGGTGGGGATTAATGTATCCTCTCCACTGCAATTCTTTTTCCAAAATAGAACCACAGTCTGGTTTAACAAGTTGGGTTACAGTTTCATAATGCTGTCCCTACCCTTGTGACTAAGCTCTCTCCCTGGCAGCCTGATTCATCTGAGATTGATGTCTAAAGAGCTAATGTTACCTGGGAAGGTCTGTAGAGACTGGGGTACAACTCAtttgtgattgtttttgtttgtttgttttgagtaataaactgaggcacaggaagacTGATTCCCCATCATCAGCACTTACTACCTTCCTTGTTCCAGTTGTCAGTATCTTTTAGTTTGTTTATGGTCCTTGGGTAAATAAGGCGGAACAGCTGTTCTTGTGGTGATTCTGTGGCCTGTGAGAAAGACTTAGGGTTCAtttgaggaagggagggaggggtatGTTCTTAATAGGTCACTGAAGTATGTTTTGGAATTGTTGCTATTGTTCCTCACCTTTGTATGGTGACTTTCCTCAGATTAAAAATCCCGGTGTTCCTTATGAAACATGTGCCAAGTTGGGCTGCATAactcaccttttatttttttccttccctttccttttttatcccctcttttttgcttttctcctccAGCTGTGCTTCCTGTGTCTTCAGCCTTAAGTGTCACTGCTGCCTTAGGGCAGCCTGGACctacccttcctcctccttgctctccGCCCCCCGAACAGTGCTCTCTGGCAACCCCTAACCAACCTgccccattcctctctccctctactaTTTCCTCATCCCCTTTTGAAGCGCCCTTTCCCCAATCGTCCTCTGGGACAGCCCTGCCTTTGGAAACAGCCCCTTTCCCCCATGACACCCCAGCTTTCCTACCAAACTTAACAGGGCCTCCCATCTCCCCAGCTGCCTTAGCTCTGGCCTCACCCATGATAACTACAACTCTGAAAGGTGCCCATTCCTCCTCAGCTCCCTTGACTCTGGTGGCCTTGGCTCCCCACTCAGTTCAGAAGAGCTCTGCTTATCCACCTAACCCTCTTAGTTCACCTCCTTCAGTTGCTTTGGCTGAGTCAGGGTCATGTACACCTCTGTCAGCTCCCATTGCTTCCTCAGAACCAAAGACCTCTCCTATTCAAACGCCTTCTCAAGTAGTCCATGATCCAAAAGTTACCCCCATCCCTCCAAATACAGCCAGTGCTGTTCCTTCCCATCTTGTAACTCCCTTGGCCGCTGTTCAATCTGGAGTAGCCTCATGTGCTCAGATACCACCCAGTACTCCCCTAGCCATCACTTCCCCTCAGGTCAAAGGCATCCCTATTTCCTCAGCTATGACTTCTCCACAGAACTCTGTAAGCCTCAGCCTAAAGGGACCCCTCAGTCCACCTGATGCCTTACCTCTTTCAACCCAATCTGTTCCTGTGGTTCCCAGTGTCCCCCcagttttcctcccttctctgggtTCTCATCTTCTACCTTTACATCAGAGTTTTCTTGGCTCTCCTGGACAACCTGTATGTCAAACAGGCCCTAATGTCTTTTCAGACCCTGTAGTGGATACCATTTCTGTAGATCATTCTTCTTTGGGGACTTACCCTTCTCAGCAATCTGtcatttctccccttccttccagaaATGAGGTGGTtcctgctgctgtggctgctttTCCAGTGGGGGTTCTAGCTTCCTCTCTGGCTCTGTCTGTTGACAAAGGACCCTCTACCACCACTAGTAGTGTGCCCTCCTATGGCCCTTCTTGTTCCTCAAATGCAGCTACCTCTTCTTCCTTATCTCCCTACAGCCTCTCTCAGTCTCAAAGGCTCTTCTTAATGCCACTCATCAGCTAGCCTTTGGTGCCCATGCTCTCTAGGAAGTCCAGGCTTAAAGAAGCCCTGTTTTTCTGTTGGAACCACCTCACTTGTGGTGGACTAACCCTCTACAATTTCTGCAACACCTACCACCTTTGAGGTAGTAAGTGCTACTTGTGTCTCTCCTCCAATTTCATCAAGTCCCACAAGTAGTAAGAACTCAGCTTCCCATACTGCTTTGGCTGTGGCACCTGTGCCTCCCAAGAGCTTCCTTCTCCTCAGGTAACTGTCACTCCTCTGTCAGTCCATGAGGACCCCCAAGTGTCCCTGCTTCAGTATTGGTAAAGTTCCCACGCAAAAAGATCTTCCAACTGTATCTGCCTCTCCTATCGGAGGCCCTATTTCACCAGCCCAGGCAGGGACTCCCTACCAGAAGAACCCTACTCTGCTACAGTGACCCTGGAAGCCCCTCAAATACCCCCTCTCTGCAAAGTACATCGTCTTCTCTGGATATATCTCTTTGTCCTGAAGCCACCTTAGCAAACAAAAGCCTAGTAGAGCCTCTACAGGTGGTCAAGCCAGCTGCTGCTACTGCCTCTCCTCTGGGTGTTATTTCCCCAGCCTCTATCATCAAGACAGATCCTTATGCAAGCCCAGACCATGCTAGTGAGCTTCTTAAAAGTTCTCTTACTATCCCAACTGTATCTACATTTCCTTTAGAAAGTGCT
The sequence above is a segment of the Phyllostomus discolor isolate MPI-MPIP mPhyDis1 chromosome 2, mPhyDis1.pri.v3, whole genome shotgun sequence genome. Coding sequences within it:
- the NACA gene encoding nascent polypeptide-associated complex subunit alpha isoform X3 → MPGEATETVPATEQELPQPQAETAVLPVSSALSVTAALGQPGPTLPPPCSPPPEQCSLATPNQPAPFLSPSTISSSPFEAPFPQSSSGTALPLETAPFPHDTPAFLPNLTGPPISPAALALASPMITTTLKGAHSSSAPLTLVALAPHSVQKSSAYPPNPLSSPPSVALAESGSCTPLSAPIASSEPKTSPIQTPSQVVHDPKVTPIPPNTASAVPSHLVTPLAAVQSGVASCAQIPPSTPLAITSPQVKGIPISSAMTSPQNSVSLSLKGPLSPPDALPLSTQSVPVVPSVPPVFLPSLGSHLLPLHQSFLGSPGQPVCQTGPNVFSDPVVDTISVDHSSLGTYPSQQSVISPLPSRNEVVPAAVAAFPVGVLASSLALSVDKGPSTTTSSVPSYGPSCSSNAATSSSLSPYSLSQSQRLFLMPLIS
- the NACA gene encoding nascent polypeptide-associated complex subunit alpha isoform X2 → MEALCSHRVPTRPWELWLWCLRTKWEMPGEATETVPATEQELPQPQAETAVLPVSSALSVTAALGQPGPTLPPPCSPPPEQCSLATPNQPAPFLSPSTISSSPFEAPFPQSSSGTALPLETAPFPHDTPAFLPNLTGPPISPAALALASPMITTTLKGAHSSSAPLTLVALAPHSVQKSSAYPPNPLSSPPSVALAESGSCTPLSAPIASSEPKTSPIQTPSQVVHDPKVTPIPPNTASAVPSHLVTPLAAVQSGVASCAQIPPSTPLAITSPQVKGIPISSAMTSPQNSVSLSLKGPLSPPDALPLSTQSVPVVPSVPPVFLPSLGSHLLPLHQSFLGSPGQPVCQTGPNVFSDPVVDTISVDHSSLGTYPSQQSVISPLPSRNEVVPAAVAAFPVGVLASSLALSVDKGPSTTTSSVPSYGPSCSSNAATSSSLSPYSLSQSQRLFLMPLIS
- the NACA gene encoding nascent polypeptide-associated complex subunit alpha isoform X1 is translated as MDADESLFKGSDCQQILTRKRILAPPSLPSCFLQQAWVTLSLGLFLPPSWFRVPYTASFLFPSEMPGEATETVPATEQELPQPQAETAVLPVSSALSVTAALGQPGPTLPPPCSPPPEQCSLATPNQPAPFLSPSTISSSPFEAPFPQSSSGTALPLETAPFPHDTPAFLPNLTGPPISPAALALASPMITTTLKGAHSSSAPLTLVALAPHSVQKSSAYPPNPLSSPPSVALAESGSCTPLSAPIASSEPKTSPIQTPSQVVHDPKVTPIPPNTASAVPSHLVTPLAAVQSGVASCAQIPPSTPLAITSPQVKGIPISSAMTSPQNSVSLSLKGPLSPPDALPLSTQSVPVVPSVPPVFLPSLGSHLLPLHQSFLGSPGQPVCQTGPNVFSDPVVDTISVDHSSLGTYPSQQSVISPLPSRNEVVPAAVAAFPVGVLASSLALSVDKGPSTTTSSVPSYGPSCSSNAATSSSLSPYSLSQSQRLFLMPLIS